One segment of Cellulosilyticum sp. I15G10I2 DNA contains the following:
- a CDS encoding pyridoxal phosphate-dependent aminotransferase, with translation MKNIISNRVQNLTRSEIRIMAIECEKSGGINLSQGICDMPLPPILADAAKDAIQKGENHYTRFDGITELRDAVAYKLLNYNGIQTQPDTDIVITSGSTGAFYCACLALLNPGDEMILFEPYYGYHEYTMLALDIVPVYAKLTPPDWHFDPEAVESLITKRTRGIVINTPSNPSGKIFSQEEINQLAEICIRHDLLIFTDEIYEYIVYDGMQHISPGSLSSIKDRVITISGYSKTFSITGWRIGYSACHESLANPIGCASDLVYVCAPAPLQAGVSKAIITLPDSFYTSLSKQYEHKRNLICSALKEASIMPYIPQGAYYVLADVSAIPGTSSKEKAMYLLEKTGVAVVPGSAFYHDEGGNNLIRLCFAKEDKVLEEACERLQRLKLK, from the coding sequence TTGAAAAATATAATAAGTAATAGAGTGCAAAATCTTACACGTTCAGAAATAAGAATTATGGCTATAGAGTGTGAAAAAAGCGGTGGTATTAATTTATCTCAAGGCATTTGTGATATGCCGCTGCCACCTATACTTGCGGACGCAGCAAAAGATGCTATTCAAAAGGGAGAGAATCATTATACAAGATTTGATGGTATTACAGAGCTTAGAGATGCGGTAGCTTACAAGCTTTTAAATTATAACGGGATACAGACTCAACCTGATACTGACATCGTTATTACATCGGGATCGACAGGTGCTTTCTACTGTGCATGTCTTGCACTTTTAAATCCTGGCGACGAGATGATCCTTTTTGAGCCTTATTATGGTTACCATGAATATACTATGCTGGCACTGGATATCGTACCTGTTTATGCGAAGCTAACGCCGCCAGATTGGCATTTTGATCCAGAAGCAGTTGAAAGTTTGATTACCAAACGGACACGGGGAATTGTTATTAATACACCTTCAAACCCATCGGGAAAAATATTCTCGCAAGAAGAGATTAATCAGCTAGCAGAGATATGTATCCGGCATGATCTTCTCATCTTTACAGATGAAATTTATGAGTATATTGTGTATGATGGTATGCAACATATTAGCCCTGGCTCTCTTTCATCTATCAAGGACCGGGTTATTACAATCTCTGGGTATTCTAAGACCTTTAGTATTACTGGATGGCGTATTGGTTACAGCGCGTGTCATGAAAGTCTTGCAAACCCCATAGGCTGTGCCAGTGATCTGGTGTACGTATGTGCACCTGCACCCTTACAGGCTGGAGTAAGTAAGGCCATCATCACATTACCAGACAGTTTTTATACTTCATTAAGTAAGCAATATGAGCACAAAAGAAATCTGATATGCAGTGCCCTCAAAGAAGCTTCTATTATGCCTTATATACCCCAGGGCGCTTATTATGTTTTAGCAGATGTAAGTGCGATACCTGGAACAAGCAGTAAAGAGAAAGCAATGTATCTGCTTGAAAAAACCGGTGTGGCTGTTGTACCTGGCAGTGCCTTTTATCATGATGAAGGCGGAAATAATCTTATTAGACTTTGTTTTGCAAAAGAGGATAAGGTGCTGGAAGAGGCCTGTGAGAGACTACAAAGGCTTAAGTTAAAATAA